A portion of the Shewanella sp. SNU WT4 genome contains these proteins:
- a CDS encoding IS66 family insertion sequence element accessory protein TnpB: MTTHKTSQQWRQLLLQRNTFSGTNIEFCQQHNVSITTYYKQRALLGKQQYQPSVSEQTSHATQSRFIQLKQTTTEVCTQTHQHPVLFNTRTGQLTLSADLATIDILTIIKGLMV, from the coding sequence ATGACAACTCACAAAACAAGTCAGCAGTGGCGACAGTTACTTTTACAACGCAATACTTTTAGTGGCACTAATATCGAATTTTGCCAGCAACATAATGTCTCGATTACCACCTATTATAAACAGCGCGCTTTACTGGGTAAGCAACAGTACCAGCCAAGCGTGTCAGAGCAAACATCTCACGCTACTCAATCACGCTTTATACAACTAAAACAAACCACCACTGAAGTCTGCACGCAAACTCATCAACACCCAGTGCTGTTTAATACGCGAACTGGCCAACTCACTCTTTCAGCGGATTTAGCAACAATAGATATCCTTACCATCATTAAGGGGCTAATGGTATGA
- a CDS encoding IS66 family transposase, giving the protein MKNELALKQRIAELEKLLAQKDALIAALEERWRLAQQKQFGKSAEGFVGQGELFNEVEEIVEAVEAEQQSISYTRKKPVRKPLPKDLPREQVIHDITDKTCDCCGSELHKMGEDKSEKLEFIPAQIKVIEHIRPKYACRHCDKSSTQTPIKQASMPAMPINKGIATSSLLSQLITSKYQYGLPLYRQEAMFKQYGIELSRQTMSSWIDKSATLFAPLVERLKTALLKQPTLFADETPLKVVKSDKVNSYMWVYCSGRDSPAPNNPIPNIVLYDFHNSRAAACVVNYLDGYQGYLHVDGYQAYEKTQATLVGCWAHARRKFIEAKKLQGKNKTGKADVVLSLIQKLYGVESHIKDKTTDEKYIARQEASLPIFSKLKAWLEQNQPNLVGNTKLMEAANYLANQWHKLIRYVDDGRLSIDNNRAERAVKPFVIGRKNWLFSQTANGANASATLYSIVETAKVNGLVPFDYIMACLNELCQPAPDIDSLLPWNFKR; this is encoded by the coding sequence ATGAAAAATGAACTCGCCCTTAAACAGCGCATTGCTGAACTTGAAAAACTGTTAGCGCAGAAGGATGCACTCATCGCAGCCTTGGAAGAGCGCTGGCGCCTCGCTCAACAAAAACAATTCGGCAAAAGTGCTGAAGGCTTTGTTGGGCAAGGCGAGTTATTCAATGAAGTAGAAGAGATTGTTGAAGCCGTTGAGGCCGAGCAACAATCCATTAGCTATACCCGTAAAAAGCCTGTGCGTAAGCCACTGCCAAAAGACTTACCCCGTGAGCAGGTTATCCATGATATCACCGATAAGACCTGTGATTGCTGTGGCAGTGAGTTACATAAAATGGGCGAGGATAAATCAGAAAAGCTTGAGTTTATTCCAGCGCAAATCAAAGTGATTGAGCACATTAGGCCTAAATACGCTTGCCGCCACTGTGATAAATCCTCGACTCAAACGCCGATTAAACAAGCCTCAATGCCAGCAATGCCAATCAATAAAGGCATTGCTACAAGCAGTTTACTCAGTCAGCTTATCACCAGTAAATATCAATACGGGTTACCGCTTTATCGCCAGGAAGCGATGTTTAAGCAATATGGCATTGAGCTCAGTCGCCAGACAATGAGCAGCTGGATAGACAAATCAGCCACCCTCTTCGCACCATTAGTTGAACGGCTTAAAACAGCGTTGTTAAAACAGCCCACGTTGTTTGCTGATGAAACGCCATTAAAAGTGGTGAAATCCGATAAAGTGAACAGTTACATGTGGGTCTATTGCTCAGGTCGAGATTCACCAGCCCCGAATAATCCTATCCCTAATATTGTGCTTTACGACTTCCACAATAGTCGGGCAGCCGCCTGCGTGGTCAATTATCTTGATGGATATCAAGGCTATTTGCACGTAGATGGATATCAAGCTTATGAAAAAACACAGGCAACCTTAGTGGGATGCTGGGCTCATGCTAGGCGTAAATTTATTGAAGCAAAAAAGCTGCAAGGTAAAAACAAAACCGGCAAAGCGGATGTGGTATTGAGTCTTATCCAGAAATTGTACGGTGTAGAGTCACACATCAAAGATAAAACTACAGATGAAAAGTACATTGCCAGACAAGAGGCTAGCCTGCCTATTTTTAGCAAGCTAAAAGCATGGCTTGAGCAAAACCAGCCCAATTTAGTGGGTAATACCAAACTGATGGAGGCAGCTAATTACCTGGCTAATCAATGGCACAAACTCATTCGTTATGTTGATGATGGCAGGCTGAGTATTGATAACAATCGTGCAGAGCGAGCCGTAAAACCGTTTGTGATTGGCCGAAAAAATTGGTTATTCAGTCAGACAGCTAATGGGGCAAATGCCAGTGCCACGCTTTACAGCATAGTAGAAACGGCCAAGGTCAATGGCTTAGTACCATTTGATTACATCATGGCTTGTCTTAATGAACTGTGCCAACCAGCACCGGATATCGACAGCCTGTTACCATGGAATTTTAAAAGATAG
- a CDS encoding IS4 family transposase gives MREANILQHSLHQYCPELHLKRLNSLMLASKALIECKTLTLTELGRNLPTTARTKQNIKRIDRLLGNTHLHQERLAVYQWHASLICSGNPMPIVLVDWSDIREHKRIMALRASIAFNGRSITLYEKSYPLSEQCSKAAHNGFLADLAKILPLHVTPLIVTDAGFKVPWYKEVEAHGWFWLSRIRGTVQFADIGAENWRAVRSTHDLANSRAKSLGCKLLTKSNPINCHLTLYRSKPKGRTNQRSTRTNCHHPSAKTYSTAAREPWVLASNLPPGSRSPKQLVNLYAKRMQIEETFRDLKSPAYGFGLRQSRTNSPERFDIILLIALMVQCLLWLVGLHAQQQGWDKHFQANTIGHRTVLSTIRLGLEVLRRPDYQITEKELLAAWVLFANQLLKYGYAMADL, from the coding sequence ATGCGCGAAGCCAATATCCTACAACATTCTTTACACCAATACTGCCCAGAACTTCACCTAAAACGATTAAACAGTTTGATGCTGGCCTCTAAGGCACTGATTGAATGTAAGACACTGACCTTGACTGAGTTAGGTCGAAATTTACCAACCACGGCTCGAACCAAGCAAAACATCAAGCGCATTGATCGTTTGCTCGGCAACACGCATCTGCACCAAGAGCGGTTAGCGGTCTACCAATGGCATGCCAGCCTTATCTGTTCTGGTAACCCTATGCCGATTGTGCTCGTCGATTGGTCAGATATCCGAGAGCATAAACGCATCATGGCCCTGCGAGCCTCAATAGCCTTCAATGGCCGCTCTATTACCCTATATGAGAAATCCTATCCCCTATCAGAACAATGCTCTAAGGCCGCCCACAACGGTTTTTTAGCGGACTTAGCCAAGATTTTACCTTTGCATGTTACCCCTCTCATCGTGACTGACGCGGGGTTCAAAGTGCCTTGGTACAAAGAGGTTGAGGCACATGGTTGGTTTTGGCTAAGCCGTATTCGCGGTACCGTTCAATTTGCAGATATTGGTGCCGAAAATTGGCGTGCAGTTCGCAGTACACATGACTTGGCCAACAGTCGAGCGAAGAGCCTAGGGTGTAAGCTCTTAACCAAATCTAACCCTATCAATTGCCATCTCACGCTTTATCGTAGCAAACCTAAGGGGCGTACAAATCAGCGTTCAACGAGGACGAATTGCCACCATCCATCAGCAAAAACGTACTCAACAGCGGCGAGAGAACCTTGGGTGTTAGCCAGCAACTTACCACCAGGATCTCGGAGCCCAAAACAGCTGGTAAACCTGTACGCCAAACGTATGCAAATTGAAGAAACCTTTCGTGACCTCAAAAGCCCGGCATACGGCTTTGGCTTACGCCAAAGTCGTACCAACAGTCCAGAGCGATTCGACATCATCCTACTGATTGCGTTAATGGTTCAATGCCTGTTGTGGCTAGTTGGTTTACACGCACAGCAACAGGGCTGGGATAAGCATTTTCAGGCCAATACCATTGGGCATCGAACGGTACTCTCAACGATTCGCTTGGGATTGGAGGTACTCAGGCGGCCTGATTATCAAATCACGGAGAAAGAATTGCTGGCGGCGTGGGTATTATTCGCCAATCAGTTACTCAAATATGGCTATGCTATGGCCGATTTATGA